A window from Leishmania donovani BPK282A1 complete genome, chromosome 27 encodes these proteins:
- a CDS encoding ribokinase, putative, which produces MHRARNVRSHTGEYAPDILVVGSCFLDYVGYVDHMPQVGETMHSVSFHKGFGGKGANQAVAAGRLGAKVAMVSMVGTDGDGSDYIKELERNGVDTAYMFRTGKSSTGLAMILVDTKSSNNEIVICPNATNHFTPELLRAQTNNYERILHTGLKYLICQNEIPLPTTLDTIKEAHSRGVYTVFNSAPAPKPAEVEQIKPFLPYVSLFCPNEVEATLITGVKVTDTESAFSAIKALQQLGVRDVVITLGAAGFVLSENGAEPVHVTGKHVKAVDTTGAGDCFVGSMVYFMSRGRNLLEACKRANECAAISVTRKGTQLSYPHPSELPAGVM; this is translated from the coding sequence ATGCACCGTGCGCGGAACGTTCGATCTCATACGGGCGAGTATGCCCCAGACATTTTGGTGGTTGGTTCTTGCTTTCTGGACTATGTCGGCTACGTGGACCACATGCCGCAGGTGGGCGAGACGATGCACTCGGTGTCGTTTCACAAGGGGTTTGGCGGCAAGGGCGCCAACCAAGCTGTGGCGGCTGGCCGCTTGGGGGCCAAGGTTGCCATGGTGAGCATGGTCGGGACAgatggcgacggcagtgACTACATCAAGGAGCTGGAGAGAAACGGCGTTGACACGGCGTACATGTTTCGCACCGGCAAGAGCTCGACTGGACTGGCGATGATCCTGGTCGATACCAAGTCATCCAACAACGAAATCGTCATTTGCCCCAACGCCACAAACCATTTCACAcctgagctgctgcgcgcgcagacgAACAACTACGAGAGGATCCTGCATACCGGGCTCAAGTATCTTATCTGCCAGAACGAGATACCCCTTCCCACCACGCTCGACACGATCAAGGAGGCGCACAGCCGTGGCGTGTACACGGTGTTCAACAGCGCTCCGGCCCCGAAGCCGGCTGAGGTGGAGCAGATCAAGCCGTTTCTCCCGTACGTGTCGCTCTTCTGCCCGAACGAAGTGGAGGCGACGCTCATTACCGGCGTGAAGGTGACGGACACCGAGTCCGCCTTTAGCGCCAtcaaggcgctgcagcagctcggtGTTCGTGATGTCGTCATCACGCTCGGTGCGGCCGGCTTTGTCCTTTCTGAAAACGGTGCCGAGCCGGTGCATGTCACGGGCAAGCACGTCAAGGCGGTGGACAcgaccggcgccggtgactGCTTTGTCGGCTCCATGGTGTATTTCATGAGCCGCGGCCGCAACCTTCTGGAGGCCTGCAAGCGAGCCAACGAGtgcgccgccatcagcgTCACGCGCAAGGGCACCCAGCTGTCCTACCCGCACCCAAGTGAGCTGCCGGCTGGTGTCATGTAG
- a CDS encoding heat shock protein DNAJ, putative, whose product MRRLLGRSMCADPATIRAAAGSSMRFMRNTRTAPSATAPFLRRWQLPSTRLSSSCAFVQTDRRWQSDSAGQQDLYVVLGVRPDATQDEIKAAYKKLALEYHPDRNHQPGAEEKFKSISAAYSVVGNREKRREYDAQRAMSRGMGGGSYNSGSSGRAASGYSAGFPGGMDRGNYQYHQMSKEEADQLFRELFGGMRVDQIFRNLEEEMRLGGIKGNGLGGHVGRSFPDSEQAFRPFFSVESSTANVFVDDHGNRMEETTYTDSRGKRFTVRRMSSTDPNASVNQTADEFYRGRHAGKDGRYRFGNVSSQFQRPDNDFTQNMLGVRSHGRSPLVAFLILAAWTVILGTLLFCCIGFLTRHPLFFASVLVLILLGRAARPF is encoded by the coding sequence ATGCGACGACTGCTGGGTCGCTCGATGTGCGCCGATCCCGCCACCatccgtgccgccgctgggtCTTCGATGCGCTTCATGAGGAACACACGTACAGCACCCTCCGCAACCGCGCCGTTTTTACGCCGCTGGCAGCTCCCGTCCACGCGACTCTCGTCCTCCTGCGCGTTTGTGCAGACTGATCGCCGCTGGCagagcgacagcgccggGCAGCAGGATTTGTATGTGGTGCTGGGGGTGAGGCCGGACGCCACGCAGGATGAAATCAAGGCCGCGTACAAGAAGTTAGCTCTCGAGTACCACCCAGACCGCAATCACCAGCCGGGCGCGGAGGAGAAGTTTAAGTCGATCTCGGCCGCGTACAGCGTCGTTGGCAACAGAGAGAAGCGCCGCGAGTACGACGCGCAGCGAGCGATGTCGAGGGGCATGGGCGGTGGGTCGtacaacagcggcagcagcggccgtgctgcTAGCGGGTACTCTGCCGGCTTTCCGGGCGGCATGGACCGTGGCAACTACCAGTACCATCAGATGTCCAAAGAGGAAGCCGATCAGCTCTTCCGTGAGCTCTTCGGCGGCATGCGTGTCGACCAAATTTTCCGCAACCTGGAGGAAGAGATGCGGCTCGGAGGCATCAAAGGAAACGGACTGGGCGGCCATGTTGGCCGCAGTTTCCCGGACTCGGAGCAGGCGTTCCGACCCTTCTTCAGCGTAGAGAGTAGCACGGCGAACGTCTTTGTAGACGATCACGGGAACCGCATGGAGGAGACGACGTACACTGACTCTCGTGGCAAGCGCTTCACGGTGCGCCGcatgagcagcaccgacCCAAACGCGAGTGTTAATCAAACCGCCGACGAGTTTTACCGTGGACGGCACGCCGGAAAGGACGGCCGCTACCGATTCGGCAACGTCTCCTCCCAGTTCCAGCGACCCGACAACGACTTTACGCAGAATATGCTCGGTGTCCGCTCCCACGGCCGCAGTCCGCTGGTGGCCTTCCTCATCCTTGCCGCGTGGACAGTGATACTGGGCACTCTTCTGTTCTGCTGCATTGGCTTCCTTACTCGGCACCCGCTGTTCTTTGCGTCCGTTCTGGTGTTGATCCTTCTCGGCCGCGCGGCCCGCCCCTTCTga